In one window of Ruminococcus albus AD2013 DNA:
- a CDS encoding GGDEF domain-containing protein — protein sequence MEKTIKNTVLIEKLTLFFGGFLLFTDVFFLLIGINADMPIIRNVIYVKLVINTTNIYLILNKHYLVSTIIICTVIMGFMITGLVCVGPEAEFQLYALGMLACISYSGYLHNRVLKKELPFVMMLAIHVALYVLGYIYARTHEPIYQISDFAMNILIAFNSAATFGIVIIYMVLFHNVAIHSEEKLEKMALIDNLTELYNRHFLLTSMEHMEVGSPEDRWLAILDIDDFKKVNDTYGHNCGDYILKEVAYITKNTCKDCIVCRWGGEEFIILSTVRKDESEILESLRKKIGSEEFRFEGKVLHITVTIGAAHYEKSLTNDRWISKADEKLYHGKTNGKNQVVL from the coding sequence ATGGAAAAAACTATAAAAAACACTGTGCTGATAGAAAAACTGACCTTGTTTTTTGGCGGATTCCTGCTGTTTACAGATGTTTTCTTTCTTTTGATAGGTATAAATGCAGATATGCCCATTATCAGAAATGTTATTTATGTAAAATTGGTGATAAATACCACCAATATTTACCTTATCCTGAATAAGCATTACCTGGTTTCAACGATAATCATCTGCACGGTAATTATGGGATTTATGATAACGGGTCTGGTATGTGTCGGTCCTGAGGCGGAATTTCAGTTGTATGCACTGGGAATGCTTGCCTGCATAAGCTACAGCGGATATCTCCATAACAGGGTGCTTAAAAAGGAACTTCCTTTTGTTATGATGCTCGCTATCCATGTGGCTTTATATGTACTGGGATACATATACGCCCGCACTCATGAACCTATTTATCAGATATCCGACTTTGCAATGAATATTCTTATTGCCTTTAATTCCGCCGCGACTTTCGGCATAGTGATAATTTATATGGTACTTTTCCATAATGTAGCTATACATTCCGAGGAAAAGCTTGAAAAAATGGCGCTGATAGATAATCTTACAGAGCTTTACAACCGTCATTTCCTGCTTACTTCCATGGAACATATGGAGGTCGGTTCACCTGAAGACCGATGGCTTGCCATTCTCGATATCGATGATTTCAAAAAAGTCAACGATACCTACGGACACAACTGCGGTGACTATATCCTTAAAGAAGTGGCATATATAACAAAAAATACCTGCAAGGATTGTATCGTATGCAGATGGGGCGGTGAGGAGTTCATAATACTTTCAACGGTGCGCAAAGATGAAAGTGAAATACTGGAAAGCCTGAGAAAAAAGATCGGATCGGAAGAATTCAGATTTGAAGGTAAGGTATTGCATATAACCGTTACCATAGGCGCTGCACATTACGAAAAGAGCCTTACAAATGACAGATGGATATCCAAAGCTGATGAAAAGCTTTATCATGGTAAAACAAACGGTAAAAATCAGGTAGTCCTGTGA
- a CDS encoding flavodoxin family protein, with product MKVLILNGSPRKNGNTSAAIDEIVKVFNAEGIEAEVCQIGSRDIRGCIACNKCSEIGRCVFDDAVNEIAPKFEAADGLIVASPVYYASANATLIACLDRLFYSTHFDKTMKVGASVVVARRGGCSATFDELNKYFTICGMPVASSTYWNSVHGLQTGESAFDAEGMQTMRNLAGNMSFLMKSIALGKEKYGLPEKETSSFTHFVRDDLKD from the coding sequence ATGAAAGTACTTATTTTAAACGGAAGCCCCAGAAAAAACGGCAACACATCTGCCGCAATAGATGAGATCGTAAAAGTCTTCAATGCAGAGGGTATCGAAGCAGAGGTCTGTCAGATCGGCAGCAGAGATATCCGCGGCTGTATCGCCTGCAACAAGTGTTCCGAGATAGGACGCTGTGTGTTTGATGATGCAGTCAATGAGATCGCACCGAAGTTTGAAGCAGCCGATGGTCTCATCGTTGCCTCACCTGTATACTATGCTTCTGCGAACGCAACACTCATCGCCTGTCTTGACAGATTGTTTTACAGCACACATTTTGACAAGACGATGAAAGTCGGTGCAAGTGTGGTCGTGGCAAGGCGCGGCGGATGTTCAGCAACATTCGATGAACTGAACAAATACTTTACTATCTGCGGTATGCCCGTGGCTTCAAGCACTTACTGGAACAGTGTTCACGGCTTGCAGACGGGAGAATCAGCTTTCGATGCAGAGGGTATGCAGACTATGAGAAATCTTGCAGGAAATATGTCTTTCCTGATGAAGTCCATCGCCCTCGGCAAGGAGAAGTATGGTTTGCCCGAAAAAGAGACAAGCAGTTTTACCCATTTTGTCAGAGATGACCTGAAAGACTGA
- a CDS encoding M15 family metallopeptidase → MDYLILVNRFEPIPAGWSDTLKLREAGGKLFEEQTAVQLEKMLGEALAYGIEIAVISGYRSEDYQQMLWEKEISRNMGRGLDYADAVTETGKTLALPGCSEHGTGLAADLGTAGADDIEPNFHKTAAGKWLSQNAGKFGFILRYPRMKEHITGIDFEPWHYRYVGDKSAELITASGICLEEFLHFYSDKYTLC, encoded by the coding sequence ATGGACTACCTTATACTCGTAAACAGATTTGAACCGATACCAGCGGGATGGTCGGACACGCTGAAACTCCGTGAAGCAGGTGGAAAGCTTTTTGAAGAGCAGACAGCAGTTCAGCTTGAAAAAATGCTCGGTGAAGCACTCGCCTATGGCATAGAGATAGCGGTCATTTCGGGCTATCGCTCGGAAGACTATCAGCAGATGCTGTGGGAAAAGGAGATAAGCCGAAATATGGGCAGAGGTCTTGATTACGCCGATGCAGTGACAGAAACAGGCAAAACTCTGGCACTGCCCGGGTGCAGTGAACACGGCACAGGTCTTGCGGCAGACCTTGGCACAGCGGGTGCTGATGATATCGAACCGAATTTTCACAAGACCGCCGCAGGAAAATGGCTCTCGCAAAATGCAGGAAAATTCGGGTTCATACTCCGATATCCCCGTATGAAAGAGCACATCACGGGAATAGATTTCGAGCCGTGGCATTACCGTTACGTGGGTGATAAGTCCGCAGAACTTATCACCGCAAGCGGCATCTGCCTTGAGGAATTTTTGCACTTTTACTCGGATAAATATACTTTATGCTGA
- the pyrE gene encoding orotate phosphoribosyltransferase, producing the protein MTYKEEFIKFMVDSGVLTFGEFTLKSGRKAPYFINCGNYKTGAQLAKLGEYYAECIKDNDIPVETLFGPAYKGIPLAVSAVVALSNKFGYDVSYCFDRKEAKDHGEGGMFVGKKLTDGEKVVIIDDVMTSGKALGESMPKLKSAADVNVTGMVITVDRMEKALDTDFSAVQQAYKDFGVKVYSIVNINDIIKAIEDGVVEGKEYLDAMRAYRAQYGAEY; encoded by the coding sequence ATGACTTACAAAGAAGAATTTATCAAGTTCATGGTTGACAGCGGAGTGCTGACTTTCGGTGAATTCACACTGAAAAGCGGCAGAAAGGCTCCTTATTTCATCAACTGCGGCAACTATAAGACAGGCGCACAGCTGGCTAAGCTGGGCGAGTACTATGCCGAGTGCATAAAGGATAACGATATCCCCGTTGAGACACTTTTCGGACCTGCTTACAAGGGTATACCGCTGGCAGTTTCCGCTGTTGTGGCTCTCAGCAATAAGTTCGGCTATGATGTTTCCTACTGCTTCGACAGAAAGGAAGCTAAGGATCACGGCGAGGGCGGTATGTTCGTCGGCAAGAAGCTGACAGACGGTGAAAAGGTTGTTATCATCGACGATGTTATGACTTCCGGCAAGGCACTGGGCGAATCAATGCCCAAGCTGAAGAGTGCCGCTGATGTAAATGTAACCGGTATGGTCATTACTGTTGACCGTATGGAAAAGGCTCTTGATACAGACTTTTCAGCAGTTCAGCAGGCGTATAAGGACTTTGGCGTAAAGGTATACTCCATCGTAAATATCAATGATATCATCAAGGCTATCGAGGACGGTGTTGTTGAGGGCAAGGAGTATCTGGACGCAATGCGCGCTTACCGTGCGCAGTATGGTGCGGAGTACTGA
- a CDS encoding DUF4261 domain-containing protein: MIGNKFFLGFVLLREAEWDQEAFFGRLKDKWGIVPEDLDTKDEEKIFVFNTGGYLVSLAFYPSPIPDGEAEQNAAFNYLWHDAQQEVAKHTAQIVVSVGNGMDTMERAKIFVKVCESCIDDNTIGIYTNGTVYAPDFYQKNAEVMKSDALPLLDFVWLGLSNAEGKLRGYTMGMENFKKLEMEFLEFAGQPHEFLSFMLAIVSYVIEEDVILNDGETIGFTEDQKLKITISDGIEFDDRKTIQIHCN; encoded by the coding sequence ATGATAGGAAATAAATTTTTTCTCGGCTTTGTGCTTCTGCGTGAAGCTGAATGGGATCAGGAAGCTTTTTTTGGCAGACTGAAAGATAAATGGGGTATCGTACCCGAGGATCTTGATACTAAAGATGAAGAGAAGATCTTCGTTTTCAACACAGGCGGATATCTTGTTTCCCTTGCATTTTATCCCTCGCCGATACCCGATGGCGAAGCCGAGCAGAATGCGGCTTTCAATTACCTCTGGCACGATGCACAGCAGGAGGTGGCAAAGCATACCGCACAGATCGTGGTGAGTGTCGGCAACGGCATGGATACTATGGAACGTGCGAAGATCTTTGTAAAAGTGTGTGAAAGCTGTATCGATGACAATACTATCGGCATTTACACAAACGGCACGGTCTATGCTCCCGATTTCTATCAGAAAAATGCGGAGGTAATGAAGTCCGATGCCCTTCCTTTGCTGGACTTTGTATGGCTGGGTCTTTCCAATGCCGAGGGTAAACTCCGCGGATATACCATGGGTATGGAAAACTTCAAGAAGCTTGAGATGGAGTTTCTTGAGTTCGCAGGACAGCCTCATGAATTCCTGAGTTTTATGCTTGCTATCGTCAGCTATGTTATCGAGGAAGATGTTATACTTAATGACGGTGAGACCATCGGCTTCACAGAGGATCAGAAGCTGAAGATAACCATTTCCGACGGCATAGAATTTGACGACAGGAAGACTATCCAGATCCACTGCAATTGA
- the spoIIP gene encoding stage II sporulation protein P has protein sequence MGLKTVCLRALLCIFAVFVVPMCIFRAAKHSESISAVCEGVSKLLVIERGRNDKIQSDTLPAGAEISSRSYWDIALAQTEREPARVSAEIPSPLPAEDVSGMIPYPEDLTDHDGMIQKYTYLRSDEPQFFDIPTGGQVRNCTLYDNAELLQLSGEGLPFDTHYSDDEPLVLIYHTHATESFELSDKDWYDSDFYGKTTERDKNIISVGDRICEQLDAAGIPYIHDTLVHDYPSYDDAYYSSRDAVQKILAEYPSIKVCLDVHRDGIERSDGTRIAPIAEIDGREAAQIMIISCADDGSGNIPNFRENFRFACTFQSEIENRFQGLTRPVLFDTRYYNQDLSSGSLLIEVGSHGNTLAQVQYSGKLLGKALAGMFKG, from the coding sequence ATGGGACTTAAAACAGTATGTCTGAGGGCTTTGCTTTGCATTTTCGCAGTGTTTGTGGTACCGATGTGCATTTTCCGCGCAGCGAAACATTCCGAGAGTATTTCCGCGGTGTGCGAGGGAGTATCGAAGCTGCTTGTGATAGAACGGGGCAGGAACGACAAAATACAGTCGGATACCTTACCTGCGGGGGCAGAGATATCTTCCCGAAGCTATTGGGACATCGCTCTTGCACAGACGGAGCGTGAGCCTGCAAGGGTCAGTGCCGAGATACCAAGCCCTCTCCCTGCGGAAGATGTGAGCGGCATGATACCCTATCCCGAAGACCTGACCGACCATGACGGGATGATACAGAAGTACACCTATCTGCGCAGTGATGAGCCGCAGTTTTTCGATATACCAACAGGCGGTCAGGTGAGGAACTGCACACTTTATGACAATGCCGAACTGCTTCAGCTAAGCGGTGAGGGTCTGCCTTTTGATACACATTATTCCGATGATGAGCCCCTTGTGCTTATCTACCACACACACGCTACCGAGAGTTTCGAGCTTTCGGACAAAGACTGGTACGACAGTGATTTCTACGGCAAGACCACTGAGCGTGATAAGAATATCATCTCGGTGGGGGACAGGATATGTGAACAGCTTGACGCGGCGGGGATACCTTATATACACGATACTCTGGTGCATGATTATCCCAGTTATGACGATGCCTATTATTCAAGCCGTGATGCTGTGCAGAAGATACTGGCGGAATATCCGTCGATAAAAGTCTGCCTTGATGTCCACCGTGACGGCATCGAGCGCAGTGACGGCACACGCATCGCCCCCATAGCCGAGATAGATGGCAGGGAAGCGGCGCAGATAATGATAATATCCTGTGCTGATGACGGCAGTGGAAATATCCCGAATTTCAGAGAGAATTTCAGGTTCGCCTGCACTTTTCAGTCCGAAATAGAAAACCGCTTTCAAGGTCTGACACGCCCTGTGCTATTTGACACAAGGTACTACAATCAAGACCTTTCAAGCGGTTCATTGCTGATAGAAGTGGGAAGTCACGGAAATACTCTGGCACAGGTGCAGTATTCGGGAAAATTGCTGGGAAAAGCCCTTGCGGGGATGTTCAAGGGATAA